From the Senegalimassilia faecalis genome, one window contains:
- a CDS encoding LCP family protein, translating to MSNREHQPRQGYAARPGAAPRRPAQGRPAAPSSRARQGAPMPQGGGQPGGARGGRPGGPYGAQARPGQARGNQAARPRGGAGGAYAGQRPPRASAAPAPVQSRANAQRAYVAVARKRRRARLLKRVGLTALAVVLVCVFAVGAYGLWFSHQLDSALSMGTEQDIAVSDALTPAEMGQPFYVLVLGSDSREGSGTSDKAAESGDNQRSDVMILMRVDAANKQITMVTVPRDTPYRTSDGQLMKINEAYNIGGAPESIKAVSQLTGVSISHYAEVHFSELQDIVDKLGGVEVNVDIELSYQDALTGETVTLEPGTQVLNGQQAQLFARARHEYQVDQDEHRQDNVRQLALAIMNKVLSEPVYQMPNTILSVAGFVGTDMRTADIISLAMAFAGGSGSMTVYSTSGPSKGDYNEEAGGLWMCYENPEGWATIMKSVDAGENPKGIDVDSTAIIP from the coding sequence ATGAGCAACAGGGAGCATCAACCAAGGCAAGGCTATGCCGCCCGTCCGGGCGCCGCGCCGCGCCGTCCCGCGCAGGGCAGGCCTGCCGCGCCGAGCTCGCGCGCACGTCAGGGTGCTCCCATGCCGCAAGGCGGCGGCCAGCCGGGCGGGGCTCGTGGTGGTCGGCCGGGCGGGCCGTATGGCGCGCAGGCGCGTCCGGGCCAAGCTCGCGGCAACCAGGCGGCTCGCCCGCGCGGTGGCGCTGGTGGTGCCTATGCAGGTCAGCGGCCACCGCGTGCATCGGCGGCGCCCGCGCCCGTTCAGTCGCGTGCGAACGCGCAGCGCGCGTATGTGGCGGTTGCGCGCAAGCGACGCCGCGCGCGGTTGCTCAAGCGCGTCGGCTTGACGGCCCTGGCGGTGGTGCTGGTGTGCGTTTTCGCCGTGGGCGCTTACGGCTTGTGGTTCTCTCATCAGCTTGACAGCGCGCTTTCGATGGGTACCGAGCAGGACATTGCGGTCAGCGACGCGCTGACTCCGGCCGAAATGGGTCAGCCGTTCTACGTGCTGGTGCTGGGGTCGGACTCGCGCGAGGGCTCGGGCACGTCGGACAAGGCGGCCGAATCCGGCGACAATCAGCGCTCCGACGTCATGATTCTTATGCGCGTGGACGCTGCGAACAAGCAGATTACCATGGTCACCGTGCCGCGCGACACGCCGTATCGCACGTCCGATGGCCAGCTCATGAAAATCAACGAGGCGTATAACATCGGCGGCGCGCCGGAGTCCATCAAGGCGGTTTCGCAGCTTACGGGCGTGAGCATTTCGCACTACGCCGAGGTTCACTTCTCCGAATTGCAGGACATCGTCGACAAGCTGGGCGGCGTCGAGGTGAACGTGGACATCGAGCTTTCGTATCAGGATGCCCTGACGGGCGAGACGGTCACGCTTGAGCCGGGCACGCAGGTGCTTAACGGCCAGCAGGCGCAGTTGTTTGCCCGCGCCCGCCACGAATACCAGGTTGACCAGGACGAACACCGCCAGGATAACGTTCGCCAGCTTGCGCTTGCCATTATGAACAAGGTGCTCAGCGAGCCGGTGTATCAGATGCCCAACACCATCTTGAGCGTTGCTGGTTTCGTGGGAACCGACATGCGCACGGCAGACATCATTTCGCTTGCCATGGCGTTTGCGGGCGGCTCGGGCAGCATGACCGTGTACAGCACCTCGGGTCCGTCGAAGGGCGATTACAACGAGGAAGCCGGCGGTTTGTGGATGTGCTACGAGAACCCCGAGGGCTGGGCAACCATCATGAAATCCGTTGATGCCGGGGAGAACCCGAAAGGCATCGACGTAGATTCAACGGCAATCATTCCGTAA
- a CDS encoding Abi family protein, translating to MSEHGYVLPFSPSASASGAVELHSHRKPMLTVEQQIAHLKSKGVMFEGCSEEDAARYLSSSNNYLRAASYRVLFPRQVDGPNVGAYVGLDFAHLVELSRIDRRLRAALREITADACLGTPGGIGVWRACEFLAVLFPAMGRFSNDARTLCPQER from the coding sequence GTGAGCGAACACGGATATGTTTTGCCTTTTAGTCCTTCGGCTTCTGCTTCCGGTGCGGTCGAGCTTCATTCCCATCGAAAGCCCATGCTGACCGTCGAGCAGCAGATAGCCCATCTCAAGTCTAAGGGAGTCATGTTTGAAGGCTGCTCGGAAGAGGATGCGGCTAGATACCTTTCGAGCTCTAACAACTACCTTCGCGCCGCCTCTTATCGGGTTTTGTTTCCCCGTCAGGTTGACGGGCCGAACGTTGGAGCCTATGTCGGCCTCGACTTCGCTCACCTTGTCGAATTGTCACGCATTGATCGCCGATTGCGCGCTGCGCTGCGTGAAATCACTGCAGATGCCTGTCTGGGTACTCCTGGAGGCATCGGAGTTTGGCGTGCTTGCGAATTTCTGGCTGTTCTGTTCCCAGCGATGGGAAGATTCTCGAATGATGCAAGAACATTATGTCCTCAAGAGCGTTAA
- a CDS encoding L,D-transpeptidase family protein yields the protein MRNKFGKCSQRAPIPLLLATTMLLLLCGASGSLAFAAEPSDGADKQQTPLAEEQSQNLNDDAPDSAMKSGTDAVSEQTQDAQSRQKVNPSSTGSNANTNGASKSGSTVGNVSASSTPAKPVYDYAKSDKSPHLTYTKDGKPFKTYGWAQVGGSWYWFNNSPYASEDCWQRVNGSWYHFDAAGVMQTGTYATADGSLWHSNSSGAMITGNNGWVRSEGHWYWVAPNGKLSTGWKWSNGWYWLDKKTGAMATGWEKVGGSWYLMNGSGKMLTGWQWRGAWFYLNGSGSLHTGWLWDNGWYWIDENSGMATSWVNDNGTWYHCAKSGIMQSNAWVLDEKGLWHWAGGNGAMQSGWVYYKSIWYYLDPKDARHPTVTGTKSIAGKDYQFNSDGAMNANKWVVVNAKTGKARYASASGALTANAIIKNKSIVLTNEKGTPLSGWTKIDGRQFYATPDSGKAAIGWLKIKDTWYYFNNQGAMQIGWVYTGGAWYLLGSNGAMRTGWQKVSGTWYYLDKQSGAMYTGWLKDGGTWYYLYGSGAMATGWVYVGGAYYYLNSSGAWDPNADPMYRKAQGYSSNTNWLILCDTTRNQVCIYWGSKGNWKLQKNWTCTTGAWDTPTVLGQYTVGAKGYVFGSGFSCYYYTQFYGNYLFHSVTYYQNTFNIMDGRLGMNLSHGCVRLQIDNAKWIYDNIPSGTKVVTF from the coding sequence ATGAGAAACAAATTCGGCAAGTGTAGCCAACGCGCACCGATTCCGCTGCTGCTGGCCACGACAATGCTGTTACTCCTGTGCGGCGCGAGCGGCAGCCTAGCATTCGCCGCCGAACCATCAGACGGCGCCGATAAGCAGCAAACGCCCCTGGCGGAAGAGCAGTCCCAAAACCTCAACGACGACGCTCCCGATTCTGCAATGAAAAGCGGCACGGACGCGGTAAGCGAGCAGACGCAAGACGCGCAAAGCCGGCAAAAGGTCAACCCCAGCAGTACCGGAAGCAACGCCAACACCAACGGCGCCTCCAAGAGTGGAAGCACCGTCGGCAATGTCAGCGCTAGCAGCACTCCCGCCAAGCCCGTATACGACTACGCCAAAAGCGATAAGTCGCCTCACCTCACCTACACGAAAGACGGCAAACCATTCAAAACGTACGGATGGGCGCAGGTCGGCGGCTCCTGGTACTGGTTCAACAACAGCCCGTATGCATCCGAAGACTGCTGGCAACGCGTCAATGGCTCGTGGTATCACTTCGATGCTGCAGGCGTCATGCAGACAGGCACGTACGCAACAGCCGACGGATCGCTCTGGCATTCAAATTCGTCCGGCGCCATGATCACGGGAAACAACGGCTGGGTTCGCAGCGAGGGCCATTGGTATTGGGTGGCCCCCAACGGGAAGCTGTCCACAGGCTGGAAATGGAGCAACGGTTGGTATTGGCTCGACAAGAAAACGGGCGCCATGGCAACTGGCTGGGAAAAGGTCGGCGGAAGCTGGTACCTTATGAACGGCTCGGGAAAAATGCTCACCGGCTGGCAATGGCGCGGAGCCTGGTTCTATCTGAACGGATCCGGCAGCCTGCATACGGGCTGGCTGTGGGATAACGGCTGGTATTGGATCGACGAAAACTCAGGCATGGCAACTAGCTGGGTCAACGATAACGGAACGTGGTATCACTGCGCCAAATCCGGAATCATGCAATCTAACGCATGGGTGCTCGACGAAAAGGGCCTCTGGCACTGGGCTGGCGGAAACGGCGCCATGCAAAGCGGATGGGTCTACTACAAGTCAATCTGGTATTACCTCGACCCCAAAGACGCACGTCATCCTACGGTCACGGGCACCAAGTCCATCGCAGGGAAAGACTATCAATTCAACTCCGATGGGGCCATGAACGCGAATAAGTGGGTCGTCGTCAACGCGAAAACCGGGAAAGCAAGGTACGCCTCGGCAAGCGGAGCCCTTACCGCAAACGCCATCATCAAGAACAAATCGATTGTGCTCACCAACGAAAAGGGCACTCCTTTAAGCGGGTGGACGAAAATCGACGGACGTCAGTTCTACGCAACGCCCGATAGCGGGAAAGCGGCGATCGGCTGGCTGAAAATCAAAGACACGTGGTACTACTTCAACAACCAAGGCGCCATGCAAATCGGCTGGGTTTACACGGGCGGCGCCTGGTACCTCCTTGGAAGCAACGGAGCCATGCGGACAGGCTGGCAGAAGGTAAGCGGTACGTGGTATTACCTCGACAAGCAATCGGGAGCCATGTACACCGGATGGCTTAAGGATGGCGGCACATGGTATTACCTGTACGGAAGCGGAGCCATGGCTACCGGATGGGTCTACGTTGGAGGCGCTTACTATTACCTCAACAGCAGCGGAGCGTGGGATCCAAACGCCGATCCAATGTATCGCAAGGCGCAAGGTTACTCCAGCAACACGAATTGGCTGATTCTGTGCGACACAACCAGAAACCAGGTCTGCATCTATTGGGGTAGCAAAGGAAACTGGAAGCTGCAGAAGAACTGGACCTGTACTACGGGCGCATGGGATACGCCCACCGTCCTTGGCCAATACACCGTCGGCGCCAAAGGGTACGTATTCGGTTCCGGCTTTAGCTGCTACTACTACACGCAGTTCTATGGCAACTACCTCTTCCATTCAGTAACGTACTACCAGAACACGTTCAACATCATGGACGGAAGGCTTGGCATGAACTTGTCGCACGGCTGCGTGCGCCTGCAAATCGACAACGCAAAATGGATTTACGACAACATCCCCTCCGGAACTAAGGTCGTAACGTTCTAA
- a CDS encoding LCP family protein — translation MNTRKRILAIVACCTLALCLLAGCQKKAEPNVHEDETLEVSDSVQTAKAETEPFYVMIVGNDSRTGTVEITKPEYSDGTGRSDVLMLARIDPKTYSVALISVPRDTSTEYNGQKMKLNEVYRIAGIEALESEVAKLTGVTPKYYLDMDFVQFEKFVDQLGGVTANVPINMQLVDIVSGDNIALNAGTQELNGPEALVLARSRKQYANDLDACRQIQDRQLVQVGIQQVAADPVNAALHVQALVDNCDTDWNAADLVETVKVFAQNADKIEFTSGTGPYQGDIDPDINLWLAYRDEATWAQIIETVEAGGDPETIVASPRVAAA, via the coding sequence ATGAACACAAGGAAGAGGATTTTGGCGATCGTGGCCTGCTGCACGCTTGCGCTGTGCTTGCTGGCCGGGTGCCAAAAGAAGGCCGAGCCGAACGTTCACGAGGACGAGACGCTTGAGGTTTCCGACAGCGTGCAGACCGCCAAGGCCGAAACGGAGCCGTTCTACGTGATGATCGTGGGCAACGACTCGCGCACGGGCACGGTTGAGATCACGAAGCCGGAGTATTCCGACGGCACCGGCCGCAGCGACGTGCTGATGCTTGCGCGCATCGACCCGAAAACCTATTCGGTAGCTTTGATTTCCGTCCCGCGCGACACGTCCACCGAGTACAACGGCCAGAAGATGAAGCTGAACGAGGTGTACCGCATCGCCGGCATCGAGGCGCTTGAGAGCGAAGTGGCCAAGCTCACCGGCGTCACCCCGAAGTACTACCTGGACATGGACTTCGTGCAGTTCGAGAAGTTCGTCGACCAGCTGGGCGGCGTGACGGCGAACGTGCCCATCAACATGCAGCTGGTGGACATTGTTTCGGGCGACAACATTGCGCTGAACGCCGGCACGCAGGAGCTGAATGGCCCCGAGGCGCTGGTTTTGGCGCGCTCGCGCAAGCAGTACGCCAACGACCTGGACGCATGCCGCCAGATTCAGGACCGTCAGCTGGTGCAGGTGGGCATCCAGCAAGTTGCCGCAGATCCTGTTAACGCCGCGCTGCATGTGCAGGCGCTTGTCGACAACTGCGACACCGACTGGAATGCGGCTGACCTGGTGGAGACGGTGAAGGTGTTCGCGCAGAATGCGGACAAGATCGAGTTCACGTCCGGCACGGGCCCGTACCAGGGCGATATCGACCCCGATATCAACCTGTGGCTTGCCTATCGCGATGAGGCCACGTGGGCCCAGATCATCGAGACGGTAGAGGCCGGCGGCGACCCCGAAACCATCGTCGCCTCCCCCCGCGTAGCGGCAGCATAA
- a CDS encoding phosphotransferase, which produces MALKHNHFKVIYALSKLPHATQREIANATGLGLATVNAACKECEAAGLISDGRLTAPGIASLKPYAVDNAIILAAGLSSRFAPISYERPKGLLRVRGEVLIERQIEQLKAAGVTDIVVVVGYKKECFFYLEDKYGVKIVINNEYAVRNNNSSLMLVRELLGNTYICSSDNYFEENPFESHVWKAYYSAEYAEGHTKEWCLQIGTHDRIRGVKVGGENAWYMIGHVFFDKEFSTRFREILEDEYDLPQTRDKLWEDLYVEHIKELDMRIRRYDPPIIREFDSLDELRDFDPLFLENLDSEIFDNIVAVLGCKKSEIHDVYPLKQGLTNLSCHFATNDGEWVYRHPGVGTELLINRTAEKTALETARQLGLDDTFVFENARRGWKISKYIPHCKNLDAHDDSQLEIAMVMARKLHESGAKVERSFSFYTEGKRYECMLKERGPIDVSDWQEMSSQADMLNNLISAEAADPVLCHNDFFGLNFLVAEDDRVSLIDWEYAGMGDYANDFGTFCVCEQLDEERMREALGYYFGRTPTASEWRHNLAQVGLAGWCWYAWSLLKEAEGEHVGEWAYIYYRYGKTYLKKALDLYNQSEQ; this is translated from the coding sequence ATGGCACTTAAGCATAACCACTTTAAAGTCATCTATGCCCTCAGCAAGCTTCCCCATGCAACGCAACGAGAAATCGCGAACGCTACCGGCCTGGGACTTGCCACCGTCAACGCCGCTTGCAAGGAATGCGAAGCCGCGGGGCTTATCAGCGACGGGCGCCTGACCGCACCCGGTATCGCATCGTTGAAGCCGTACGCCGTTGACAACGCCATCATCCTAGCCGCCGGCCTCTCTTCGCGCTTCGCGCCTATTTCCTACGAGCGCCCGAAGGGTTTGCTGCGTGTTCGCGGCGAAGTACTGATCGAGCGCCAAATCGAGCAGCTCAAAGCCGCGGGCGTTACCGACATCGTTGTTGTCGTCGGATACAAAAAAGAATGCTTCTTCTACCTGGAAGACAAATACGGCGTCAAGATCGTCATCAACAACGAATACGCCGTTCGAAACAACAACTCTTCCCTGATGCTGGTCAGGGAGCTGCTGGGTAACACCTACATCTGCTCTTCGGACAACTATTTCGAGGAGAACCCCTTCGAAAGCCATGTTTGGAAAGCCTATTACTCGGCCGAATACGCCGAGGGCCACACCAAGGAATGGTGCCTGCAAATCGGCACGCACGACCGCATCCGAGGCGTAAAAGTCGGGGGCGAGAACGCGTGGTACATGATCGGCCACGTCTTCTTCGATAAAGAGTTCTCCACCCGCTTCCGCGAAATCCTTGAAGACGAATACGACTTGCCGCAAACCCGCGACAAGCTTTGGGAAGACCTGTACGTCGAGCACATCAAAGAGCTCGACATGCGCATTCGCCGCTATGATCCCCCCATCATCCGCGAGTTCGACTCCCTTGACGAGCTGCGTGACTTCGATCCGCTGTTCCTGGAGAACCTTGATTCCGAAATCTTCGACAACATCGTTGCCGTGCTTGGCTGCAAGAAATCCGAGATTCACGACGTTTACCCGCTTAAGCAAGGTCTGACGAACCTGAGCTGCCACTTCGCCACCAACGATGGCGAATGGGTGTATCGCCATCCCGGCGTGGGAACGGAACTGCTTATCAACCGCACCGCCGAGAAAACCGCGCTCGAAACCGCCCGTCAGCTCGGCCTTGATGACACGTTCGTGTTCGAAAACGCGCGGCGCGGCTGGAAGATTTCGAAATACATCCCGCACTGCAAGAACCTCGATGCGCACGACGACAGCCAACTTGAAATCGCGATGGTTATGGCTCGCAAGCTGCACGAGTCGGGCGCAAAAGTCGAGCGCAGCTTCAGCTTCTACACCGAGGGCAAGCGATACGAGTGCATGCTGAAGGAACGCGGCCCTATCGATGTTTCCGATTGGCAGGAGATGAGCAGCCAGGCTGATATGCTCAACAACCTTATCAGCGCGGAAGCGGCCGACCCCGTGCTTTGCCACAACGATTTCTTCGGGCTGAATTTCCTTGTGGCCGAAGACGACCGCGTCAGCCTCATCGATTGGGAGTACGCGGGCATGGGCGATTATGCGAACGACTTCGGCACGTTCTGCGTGTGCGAACAGCTTGACGAAGAGCGCATGCGCGAGGCACTGGGGTATTACTTCGGCCGCACGCCCACCGCATCCGAATGGCGCCACAATCTTGCGCAGGTCGGCTTGGCGGGATGGTGTTGGTATGCCTGGTCGTTGCTTAAGGAAGCCGAGGGCGAGCACGTGGGCGAATGGGCCTACATCTATTACCGCTACGGCAAGACCTACCTGAAGAAAGCCTTAGACCTTTATAACCAAAGCGAACAGTAA
- a CDS encoding DUF6541 family protein translates to MWLTFGFAVLIAVLVLYVPGYLVGRGLRLDRFASVAVAPAFSVFALVALGVVFFAVGITCSAWVLLLACVVLCLLVFAVCGSVRRAKGGTACSNPSALGDVRLQVALCVGVAVFVAALVFLHAMGDPASFSRNDDTTVHLSVVRGFLDSGTYSTLNVTKYLDLGEAGGYYPAAWHVVTAVVTSFVGNEVALATNAMIFVTCTVVLPLGVLCLMRALFPDNKLVVCGGSLFSAAFCGFPWGFVVYGQLLSNLFSFAMIPAALGVLICGLAGKGGLSKCAWVAAYACSMVAVALAQPNGAFTLGVWSVLFAVSYLWGREAGASRRGKTAAVVLLLVACAAWVVLFLAPPLQSVVTYSWKSTLSIPEAVVSGLLFMFTSREGVQPFLTLLVLLGVAKTLKDKRLRWLSVAYVVALVFYVIDVSTDGFVKQLLTGFWYTDYYRTGAMTALFAIPLAALGFAWLVELGSQLVGRVRPACANGRRPLVIAVVVVVAALTACQFAPVHFAFGNTDVRPGLMKIHKEVSGRYSWNKGLTSEEDAFVKNVMSIAGHDCVINLPHDGSCWAYGVEGVNTYFRRAGTSGPVGLEEFASLIRTRLCDYASSDEVRAAVEQAGAHYVMMLDDKSGDDRTVVNLRYKEEDWAGIESITPETPGFSLVLSEGDMRLYRIGD, encoded by the coding sequence ATGTGGTTGACCTTTGGTTTTGCGGTTTTGATTGCGGTTTTGGTGCTGTATGTGCCGGGGTATTTGGTTGGCAGAGGTTTGCGGCTTGACCGATTCGCCTCGGTTGCGGTGGCGCCGGCGTTTTCCGTGTTTGCGTTGGTGGCGCTGGGCGTTGTGTTCTTCGCCGTCGGCATAACGTGCAGTGCGTGGGTGCTGCTGCTTGCTTGTGTGGTGCTGTGCCTGCTGGTCTTTGCTGTTTGCGGCAGCGTTCGTCGTGCGAAAGGTGGTACGGCTTGTAGCAACCCTTCGGCTTTGGGCGATGTGCGCTTGCAGGTGGCTTTGTGCGTGGGCGTTGCCGTGTTTGTGGCTGCGCTTGTGTTCCTCCACGCAATGGGCGACCCGGCTTCGTTTTCGCGTAACGATGACACGACGGTGCATCTTTCCGTTGTCCGTGGGTTCTTGGATTCGGGTACGTACTCCACGCTGAACGTTACGAAGTACCTTGACCTGGGCGAAGCCGGTGGATATTATCCGGCAGCTTGGCACGTGGTTACCGCTGTTGTGACGTCCTTTGTTGGCAACGAGGTGGCGCTGGCAACGAACGCCATGATTTTTGTGACGTGTACGGTTGTGCTTCCCCTGGGCGTACTTTGCCTGATGAGGGCGCTGTTCCCGGATAATAAGCTGGTCGTGTGCGGCGGGTCGCTGTTCTCGGCGGCGTTTTGCGGGTTTCCGTGGGGCTTTGTGGTGTACGGCCAGTTGCTTTCGAACTTGTTTTCGTTCGCGATGATTCCTGCTGCCCTTGGCGTGCTCATCTGCGGGCTTGCCGGCAAAGGCGGCTTGTCGAAATGCGCTTGGGTTGCCGCTTATGCCTGCAGCATGGTGGCCGTTGCGCTTGCACAGCCGAACGGGGCGTTTACGCTGGGCGTATGGTCGGTGCTGTTCGCCGTTTCCTATCTGTGGGGTAGGGAAGCGGGCGCAAGCCGTCGAGGCAAGACCGCAGCTGTGGTTTTGCTTCTTGTGGCATGCGCTGCATGGGTTGTGCTGTTCCTTGCGCCGCCTCTGCAGAGCGTTGTCACCTACTCCTGGAAATCGACGCTCAGCATTCCTGAGGCGGTGGTTTCCGGCCTGCTGTTCATGTTCACCTCGCGTGAAGGCGTGCAGCCTTTCTTGACGTTGCTGGTGCTGCTTGGCGTTGCGAAGACGCTGAAGGACAAGCGTTTGCGCTGGTTGTCCGTGGCATATGTGGTGGCGCTTGTGTTCTACGTTATCGACGTTTCCACCGACGGCTTCGTCAAGCAGTTGCTGACGGGCTTCTGGTACACCGATTATTACCGCACCGGCGCCATGACGGCGCTGTTCGCCATCCCGCTTGCCGCGTTGGGTTTTGCCTGGCTGGTGGAGCTTGGCTCGCAGCTGGTTGGTCGTGTGCGCCCTGCGTGCGCGAACGGTCGCCGTCCTTTGGTGATTGCCGTGGTTGTTGTGGTTGCCGCCCTGACGGCGTGCCAGTTCGCTCCCGTGCATTTCGCGTTCGGCAACACCGATGTTCGGCCAGGGCTTATGAAGATTCACAAAGAGGTGAGCGGCCGCTATTCGTGGAACAAGGGGCTCACGTCCGAAGAGGACGCGTTCGTGAAGAACGTCATGTCGATTGCGGGTCACGATTGCGTGATCAATCTTCCTCACGATGGCAGTTGTTGGGCTTATGGCGTGGAGGGCGTGAACACGTACTTTAGGCGTGCGGGCACGTCGGGCCCGGTTGGTTTGGAAGAGTTCGCCTCGCTCATTCGCACCCGCTTGTGCGATTACGCGTCGTCGGACGAGGTGCGTGCTGCTGTTGAGCAGGCGGGCGCGCACTACGTGATGATGCTTGACGACAAGTCGGGTGACGACCGCACGGTTGTGAATCTTCGCTATAAGGAAGAAGATTGGGCGGGTATCGAGTCTATTACGCCGGAAACTCCGGGCTTTTCGCTGGTGTTGAGCGAAGGCGATATGAGGTTGTACCGAATAGGGGATTAG